The Oscillospiraceae bacterium genome has a segment encoding these proteins:
- the tuf gene encoding elongation factor Tu, with the protein MAKEHFNRTKPHVNIGTIGHVDHGKTTLTAAITKYLANKGYAKFEDYADIDKAPEERERGITINTAHVEYETDKRHYAHVDCPGHADYIKNMITGAAQMDGAILVIAATDGPMAQTKEHLLLARQVGVPAIIVFLNKTDQVDDPELLELVEMEVRETLAEYGFDEDCPIIKGSALKALEASSNDDPACECIKELMDAVDEYIPTPDRKADLPFLMPVEDVFTITGRGTVATGRVERGQLKTGEEVEIVGLKDESSKTVCTGIEMFRKILDYAEAGDNIGCLLRGVQRSDIERGQVLAKPGSIHPHTEFTGQVYVLTKEEGGRHTPFFNNYRPQFYFRTTDVTGVITLPEGTEMCMPGDNVNMDVKLITPIAIEEGLRFAIREGGRTVGSGVVTAIKE; encoded by the coding sequence ATGGCAAAAGAACATTTTAACAGAACCAAACCCCATGTTAACATTGGTACGATCGGCCATGTTGACCATGGTAAGACCACTCTGACCGCAGCTATCACCAAGTACCTTGCAAACAAGGGCTATGCAAAGTTCGAGGACTATGCAGATATCGATAAGGCTCCGGAAGAGAGAGAGCGTGGTATCACAATCAACACCGCTCACGTTGAGTATGAGACCGACAAGCGCCACTATGCACACGTGGACTGCCCCGGCCATGCTGACTACATTAAGAACATGATCACCGGTGCTGCGCAGATGGATGGCGCTATCCTGGTTATCGCTGCTACCGATGGCCCCATGGCGCAGACCAAGGAGCATCTGTTGCTGGCTCGTCAGGTAGGCGTGCCCGCAATCATCGTTTTCCTGAACAAGACCGACCAAGTGGACGATCCTGAGCTGCTTGAGCTGGTTGAGATGGAAGTTCGTGAGACCCTGGCTGAGTATGGCTTTGATGAGGATTGCCCCATCATCAAGGGTTCCGCACTGAAGGCTCTGGAAGCATCTTCCAACGACGATCCTGCTTGCGAGTGCATCAAAGAGCTGATGGACGCTGTTGACGAGTATATCCCCACTCCGGACCGTAAGGCTGACCTGCCTTTCCTGATGCCCGTAGAGGATGTGTTCACCATCACCGGTCGTGGTACCGTTGCTACCGGCCGTGTGGAGAGAGGCCAGCTGAAGACCGGCGAGGAAGTTGAGATCGTTGGTCTGAAGGACGAGAGCTCCAAGACCGTTTGCACCGGTATTGAGATGTTCCGTAAGATTCTGGACTATGCTGAGGCCGGCGACAACATCGGCTGCCTGCTGCGTGGTGTTCAGAGATCCGACATCGAGCGTGGTCAGGTTCTGGCTAAGCCCGGTTCCATTCATCCGCACACTGAGTTCACCGGTCAGGTGTATGTACTGACCAAGGAAGAGGGCGGTCGTCATACTCCCTTCTTCAACAACTATCGTCCCCAGTTCTATTTCAGAACCACCGACGTTACCGGCGTGATCACCCTGCCCGAGGGCACTGAGATGTGCATGCCTGGCGATAACGTAAACATGGATGTTAAGCTGATCACCCCCATCGCTATTGAAGAGGGTCTGCGCTTCGCTATCCGTGAGGGCGGCCGTACCGTTGGTTCCGGCGTTGTTACCGCTATCAAGGAGTAA
- a CDS encoding germination protein YpeB produces MTKRSSVRLLSFGLLLAGILIIYAITGTVQAARYRARLESTYRQSLSALAEDLEGIETDLTKSVYANGAATLSDVSRDLSQQANQAKDSLSRLPVEQMNLAGTYKFLSQTGDYATYLSKKVYAGEAVTAKEHENLLRLLQYATKYKNSVTQMVEICNNGGQITKRDVKSADGTSLPAISTDFSTAEEAFENYPTLLYDGPFADAVLHKEPQLLKGQDKISKDAAAKIAAKALGCNETHLNRLEDEAGRMPAYVFTKGQQTVNVTKSGGYVSSILFGGKISTKAIDEKEAIKQAAAYLKKLGYQDMRSTYYAADSNICTINFAYCRDGILYYTDLIKVGVSLRDGSVVSLEARGYITNHHRRNVPTFTVSEKAATAKISPYLEVRSTKKCLIPKEDGREVACIEVLTHSADTGEDALVYLNAATGAEEDILLLLYSDHGTLTK; encoded by the coding sequence ATGACAAAGCGAAGCTCCGTGCGACTGCTGTCCTTCGGTTTGCTGCTGGCGGGTATTTTGATCATCTATGCCATCACCGGCACCGTACAGGCTGCCCGGTACCGGGCGCGGCTGGAAAGCACCTATCGCCAAAGCCTGTCTGCCCTGGCGGAGGACCTGGAGGGCATTGAGACCGATCTGACCAAAAGCGTCTATGCAAACGGCGCCGCCACCCTGTCTGATGTAAGCCGAGATCTGTCTCAACAGGCCAATCAGGCCAAGGATTCTCTGTCCCGCCTGCCGGTGGAGCAGATGAACCTGGCAGGCACCTATAAATTTCTAAGCCAGACCGGTGACTACGCCACTTATCTCAGCAAAAAAGTCTATGCCGGCGAGGCCGTCACCGCCAAAGAGCACGAAAATCTGCTCCGGCTGCTGCAATACGCCACCAAATATAAAAACAGTGTGACCCAAATGGTAGAAATTTGCAATAACGGCGGCCAAATCACCAAGCGCGATGTAAAATCTGCGGACGGCACCAGTCTGCCCGCCATTAGCACAGACTTTTCCACCGCGGAGGAAGCCTTTGAGAACTACCCCACCCTGCTATATGACGGCCCCTTTGCAGACGCGGTACTGCACAAAGAGCCACAGCTGCTCAAGGGGCAGGACAAAATCAGCAAGGACGCTGCCGCCAAGATCGCTGCCAAGGCGCTGGGGTGCAATGAGACCCATCTAAACCGATTGGAGGACGAAGCCGGGCGTATGCCTGCCTATGTGTTCACCAAAGGGCAACAAACGGTAAATGTGACCAAAAGCGGCGGGTATGTCAGCTCCATTCTCTTCGGCGGCAAAATCAGTACCAAGGCCATAGATGAAAAAGAAGCGATCAAGCAGGCAGCCGCCTATTTGAAGAAACTGGGCTACCAAGATATGCGCTCCACCTATTACGCCGCCGACAGCAATATCTGCACCATCAATTTTGCCTACTGCCGAGACGGAATACTCTACTATACAGATCTAATCAAGGTTGGCGTGTCCCTGCGGGACGGCAGCGTGGTATCGCTGGAGGCCCGGGGCTATATCACCAACCACCACCGGCGGAATGTGCCTACCTTTACCGTATCGGAAAAGGCAGCCACCGCCAAGATCAGCCCCTATTTGGAGGTAAGAAGCACCAAAAAGTGCCTGATCCCCAAGGAGGACGGCCGGGAGGTCGCCTGTATTGAGGTGCTTACGCATTCGGCAGACACCGGAGAGGACGCGCTGGTGTACCTGAACGCCGCCACCGGTGCGGAAGAGGACATTCTTCTGCTGCTGTACAGCGATCATGGCACCCTAACCAAATAA
- a CDS encoding polysaccharide biosynthesis C-terminal domain-containing protein encodes MDKYKKLASNTIIFAIGTFSSKILSFLLMPFVTRMMTTGSYGAADLIQQTGNVIIPIAFLCVNSAALRFSMDKAERKSDVFTVGVRVTLVGFLAFLLFAYPISLIKINDFKLGDYLVLIYVFVLTSGFRQLCQQFVRGSGHVKLFAIDGILATVTYLLFTMLFLGVFKWGVTGYILAIVASDFCSVLFFTVTAKLYRYVRLKGVHRQTGRDMLRYCVPMIPTIILWWIINVSDRYMVTYFVGSSANGLYSAASKIPNLVIMCASVFTDAWQLSAVDEYNNKDTARFFSKIFRVYCGGTFFVASFLILTCKMITKVLVADAYFDSWQYVPVLIISTVFSCLVNFLASIYMAEKKNIMAMVTALTGAVTNVVLNLILIPRMGANGAAVATACAFVVVFLTRSRDTRRFIKINYQPVVLTCQTVVLVAQTVAALCLQGVWFYVAEALLFALMLGMNWYQVVELYKLVTTKMLSKLKKPKTEEE; translated from the coding sequence GTGGATAAGTACAAAAAACTCGCTTCCAATACCATTATCTTTGCCATTGGCACCTTTTCGTCTAAAATTCTGTCGTTTTTGCTGATGCCCTTTGTCACCCGTATGATGACCACGGGCAGCTATGGCGCGGCGGATCTGATCCAGCAGACGGGCAATGTGATCATACCCATTGCCTTTTTGTGCGTCAACTCGGCAGCCCTGCGCTTTTCGATGGACAAGGCAGAGCGCAAGAGCGATGTGTTTACCGTAGGCGTGCGGGTGACTCTGGTGGGCTTTTTGGCCTTTCTGTTGTTTGCGTACCCGATCAGTTTAATTAAGATCAACGACTTTAAGCTGGGCGACTACCTGGTGCTCATTTATGTGTTTGTGCTCACCTCCGGTTTTCGCCAGCTGTGCCAGCAGTTTGTGCGCGGCTCCGGTCATGTAAAGCTGTTTGCCATTGACGGTATTTTGGCTACCGTGACCTATCTGCTGTTTACCATGCTGTTCTTGGGTGTGTTTAAGTGGGGGGTTACCGGCTATATTTTGGCCATCGTGGCGTCGGACTTTTGCTCCGTGCTGTTCTTTACCGTAACTGCTAAGCTGTACCGTTATGTGCGCTTGAAGGGCGTGCACCGCCAGACCGGGCGGGATATGCTGCGCTACTGCGTGCCCATGATCCCTACCATTATCTTGTGGTGGATCATCAATGTGTCTGACCGCTATATGGTTACTTATTTTGTGGGCTCTTCTGCCAACGGTCTGTATTCCGCCGCGTCTAAGATCCCGAATTTGGTGATTATGTGCGCATCTGTATTTACAGACGCCTGGCAGCTGTCTGCAGTGGATGAGTATAACAATAAAGATACCGCCCGGTTTTTCTCCAAGATCTTTCGGGTGTACTGTGGCGGCACCTTCTTTGTGGCGTCTTTCCTGATTTTGACTTGTAAGATGATTACAAAAGTTTTGGTGGCAGACGCGTATTTTGACTCTTGGCAGTATGTGCCGGTGCTGATCATCTCTACCGTATTCTCCTGTTTGGTGAACTTTTTGGCCTCTATCTATATGGCGGAGAAAAAGAATATTATGGCGATGGTAACTGCCCTCACCGGTGCAGTCACCAATGTGGTGCTGAACCTGATTTTGATCCCCCGTATGGGTGCCAACGGTGCGGCCGTTGCCACTGCCTGCGCCTTTGTGGTCGTGTTCCTGACCCGCAGTCGGGATACGCGCCGATTCATTAAGATCAACTACCAGCCGGTGGTGCTCACCTGCCAAACCGTGGTGCTGGTGGCCCAAACGGTGGCGGCGCTGTGCTTGCAGGGCGTGTGGTTCTATGTGGCAGAGGCACTGCTGTTTGCCCTGATGTTGGGAATGAACTGGTATCAGGTGGTAGAGCTGTACAAACTGGTGACGACCAAGATGCTGTCCAAACTGAAAAAGCCGAAAACAGAGGAAGAATAA
- a CDS encoding CinA family protein, which produces MALEEQVVDRLIHLGYTVSFAESCTGGLCCGTLVNVANASKVLNASFVTYANAAKIRFLGVEADTILNYGVVSEQVAAQMARGVARTAESDVGVGITGIAGPGGGTAKKPVGTVCFGFCVQDQVQTYTCQFGNLGRNRVRESAVKFVFSKLLEIL; this is translated from the coding sequence ATGGCGTTGGAAGAACAAGTGGTGGATCGGCTGATCCACTTGGGATATACCGTTTCATTTGCAGAGTCTTGCACCGGCGGGCTGTGCTGCGGCACGCTGGTTAATGTAGCCAATGCGTCCAAGGTGCTGAATGCCAGCTTTGTAACCTATGCCAATGCGGCGAAAATTCGTTTTTTGGGCGTGGAGGCGGACACGATCTTGAATTATGGCGTAGTCAGCGAGCAGGTGGCGGCGCAAATGGCACGGGGCGTGGCCAGGACGGCGGAGAGCGATGTGGGCGTTGGCATCACCGGTATTGCCGGCCCCGGTGGCGGCACAGCTAAAAAGCCGGTGGGTACGGTTTGCTTCGGCTTTTGCGTGCAGGATCAGGTGCAGACCTATACTTGCCAATTTGGCAATTTGGGTCGCAACCGGGTGCGCGAGTCTGCTGTGAAATTCGTTTTTTCAAAATTGCTGGAGATTTTGTAA
- the proB gene encoding glutamate 5-kinase, which yields MKLTEKKRIVVKVGTSTLTHDTGKTNIARMAKLVSVLADLKNAGHQVVLVSSGAVGIGAGKLGMHERPDHTSGLQACAAVGQCELMFLYDKLFSEYGVVVSQLLFTGYTLNHPEEKAHLVDTFNQLLEYDALPIVNENDSVSVEELLHGDNDCLSATVAQLIGADLLILLTDTDGLFDANPAENEDARLIGRVAEINDDVYAVAGGAGSKGTGGFTTKIRAAEIATGAGIPVIIMNGERPTAIYKVLDGQPIGTYFEANSR from the coding sequence ATGAAGCTGACGGAGAAAAAACGCATTGTGGTCAAAGTAGGCACCTCCACTTTGACCCACGACACAGGCAAGACCAATATTGCCCGGATGGCCAAGCTGGTATCTGTGCTGGCAGATCTGAAGAACGCCGGTCATCAGGTGGTGCTGGTGTCCAGCGGCGCCGTGGGTATCGGTGCCGGTAAGCTGGGTATGCATGAGCGACCGGACCATACCAGCGGGCTGCAAGCCTGCGCGGCGGTGGGGCAGTGCGAGTTGATGTTCCTCTACGACAAGCTGTTTTCCGAGTATGGCGTGGTGGTGAGCCAGTTGCTGTTTACCGGCTACACCTTAAATCACCCGGAGGAAAAGGCACATTTGGTGGACACCTTTAATCAGCTGCTGGAATATGACGCCCTGCCCATTGTGAATGAGAACGACAGCGTGTCCGTTGAGGAGCTGCTCCACGGTGACAACGACTGTCTGTCTGCCACGGTGGCTCAACTGATCGGGGCGGATCTGCTGATCCTGCTTACCGATACGGACGGCCTGTTTGACGCCAACCCGGCAGAGAATGAGGACGCGCGCCTCATCGGCCGTGTGGCAGAGATCAACGACGATGTGTACGCCGTAGCCGGGGGTGCCGGCAGCAAGGGCACCGGCGGCTTTACAACGAAAATTCGGGCGGCGGAGATCGCCACCGGCGCCGGTATTCCGGTGATTATTATGAATGGAGAGCGACCCACGGCTATTTATAAGGTGTTGGACGGGCAGCCTATCGGCACCTATTTTGAAGCGAACAGCAGGTGA
- a CDS encoding DUF5050 domain-containing protein, translated as MNQTVEKERLRRRKQNQRRARTKRFFMVLGVLVVALAAFLITVKICKPDFDFSLLVPDKAVTFVQENVLGHTTTAPTTQAPTAPPTTEKPTYADYKDASAFAFDTSKQGSQVGNILNKTHGAVTFNGAYIYFAAPGQGIYRFAPTEETTTKVKDVKNACCLNIMGDFLYYIDKGSKKLQKLSVSGGDAVTLLPDARRAYGYNDRLFCLTGDSLYTVTAAGDKTLLYTAGADKKLALVGISLTDVYFTETDNLTGEVEYLTVGQTGGNSTHFRAATEKDEVRSMALENGYFYYYQRRSEDKYDLVRQKFGSQKTVTLLEHVRSTDYPVVYGNRLYYTDYKSGAARAMELNMNSGAKKVMLTASGADKSGTVAVACGYQYIFLIGKKTESGGSVYRASCIYTSASADNTMDFRSGKWSY; from the coding sequence ATGAACCAGACAGTAGAAAAAGAGCGGCTGCGCCGGCGGAAGCAAAATCAGCGCCGTGCCCGCACCAAGCGCTTTTTTATGGTGCTGGGTGTGCTGGTGGTGGCACTGGCGGCCTTTCTGATTACCGTTAAGATCTGCAAGCCGGATTTTGATTTTTCCCTTTTGGTGCCGGACAAGGCTGTGACCTTTGTGCAGGAAAATGTGCTGGGCCACACCACCACGGCACCCACTACGCAGGCACCTACTGCACCGCCCACTACGGAGAAACCTACTTACGCCGATTACAAGGATGCCTCCGCTTTTGCGTTTGACACTTCCAAGCAAGGTAGTCAGGTGGGCAATATTCTGAACAAAACCCATGGGGCAGTGACCTTTAATGGTGCGTATATCTATTTTGCCGCACCTGGTCAGGGTATTTACCGCTTTGCGCCGACAGAGGAGACCACCACCAAGGTGAAGGACGTGAAAAATGCCTGCTGCCTGAATATTATGGGCGATTTCCTCTACTATATTGATAAAGGCAGCAAGAAGTTGCAAAAACTTTCCGTCTCCGGCGGCGATGCCGTGACTTTGCTTCCCGACGCGCGTCGGGCCTACGGCTACAACGATCGGCTGTTTTGCCTGACCGGCGACTCTCTGTACACCGTGACGGCGGCAGGGGACAAGACCTTGCTTTATACAGCGGGGGCAGACAAAAAACTGGCGCTGGTCGGCATTTCGCTTACCGATGTGTATTTTACGGAGACGGACAACCTGACCGGCGAGGTGGAGTACCTGACCGTGGGGCAGACCGGCGGCAACAGTACCCACTTCCGTGCCGCAACGGAGAAGGACGAAGTGCGTTCTATGGCGCTGGAAAACGGCTATTTCTACTATTATCAGCGCCGGTCGGAGGACAAGTATGATCTGGTTCGCCAAAAGTTCGGCAGCCAAAAGACCGTGACCTTGCTGGAGCATGTGCGTTCCACCGATTACCCGGTGGTGTACGGCAACCGGCTGTATTATACCGATTATAAGAGCGGAGCAGCCCGGGCAATGGAGCTGAATATGAACTCCGGTGCCAAAAAGGTGATGCTCACCGCCTCCGGTGCGGACAAGTCCGGCACCGTAGCGGTGGCCTGCGGCTATCAGTATATCTTTTTGATCGGCAAAAAGACGGAGAGCGGCGGCAGCGTGTACCGCGCCTCCTGCATTTACACCTCTGCCTCGGCAGACAATACCATGGACTTCCGCAGCGGAAAATGGTCCTACTAA
- a CDS encoding glutamate-5-semialdehyde dehydrogenase yields MDEKMREMGIRAKHAAGVLATLTTEEKNAGLLAIADALRARQTEIMAANALDLEAGKANGMSPALLDRLALNGDRIEGMAQGCQDVADLPDPCGRVLESQTRPNGLYMEKVSVPIGVIGIVYEARPNVTVDGAALCLKSGNAVILRGGKEAIHSNRMLAQVMRDALFNAGIVQDAVALVQDTSRTSATEMMHMKGYIDCLIPRGGKGLIAAVCENATVPVIETGSGNCHIYVDATADVDMAADIIFNAKTQRIGVCNACESLVIHRDIIDHALPAIKLRLDEKNVEMRGDARALQACDGLVPATEEDFYTEYLDYIISVKTVKSVDEAIDFINVHSTGHSEAIITRDEESARRFLQRVDSAAVYVNASTRFTDGAEFGLGAEIGISTQKLHARGPMGLRALTTTKYLIFGNGQVR; encoded by the coding sequence ATGGATGAAAAGATGAGAGAAATGGGAATCCGTGCAAAGCACGCAGCCGGTGTGCTGGCTACCCTGACCACAGAGGAAAAGAATGCAGGGCTGCTGGCGATTGCTGATGCGCTGCGGGCGCGGCAGACAGAGATTATGGCTGCCAATGCACTGGATTTGGAAGCCGGTAAGGCAAACGGTATGTCCCCGGCACTGCTGGATCGGCTGGCGCTAAACGGCGACCGAATCGAGGGTATGGCCCAGGGCTGCCAGGATGTGGCGGACCTGCCGGACCCTTGCGGTCGCGTGCTGGAGAGTCAGACCCGACCCAACGGCCTGTATATGGAAAAGGTTAGCGTGCCTATCGGGGTCATCGGCATTGTGTATGAGGCTCGGCCTAATGTAACGGTGGACGGCGCCGCTCTATGCTTAAAAAGCGGCAACGCCGTGATTCTGCGGGGTGGCAAAGAGGCCATTCACTCCAATCGTATGCTGGCTCAGGTGATGCGGGACGCCCTGTTTAACGCAGGCATTGTGCAGGACGCTGTGGCGCTGGTGCAGGACACCTCCCGGACTTCTGCTACCGAGATGATGCATATGAAGGGCTATATCGACTGTCTGATCCCCCGGGGGGGCAAGGGACTGATCGCTGCCGTGTGCGAGAATGCCACTGTGCCGGTGATCGAGACCGGCTCCGGCAACTGCCATATTTATGTGGACGCCACGGCGGATGTGGATATGGCGGCAGACATTATCTTTAACGCCAAGACCCAGCGGATCGGCGTATGCAACGCCTGTGAGAGCCTGGTGATTCACCGGGATATTATTGACCACGCCCTGCCGGCCATTAAGTTGCGGCTGGACGAAAAGAATGTGGAAATGCGGGGCGACGCCCGAGCCTTGCAGGCCTGCGACGGCTTGGTGCCCGCCACGGAAGAAGATTTTTATACCGAGTATTTGGATTATATTATCAGCGTCAAGACGGTGAAGAGCGTGGACGAGGCCATTGACTTTATCAATGTGCACTCCACCGGCCACAGCGAGGCCATCATCACCCGGGACGAGGAGAGCGCGCGCCGCTTTTTGCAGCGGGTGGACTCTGCGGCGGTGTATGTGAACGCCTCCACCCGATTTACCGACGGGGCGGAGTTTGGCCTGGGGGCGGAGATCGGAATCTCTACCCAAAAGCTGCACGCCCGCGGTCCCATGGGTCTGCGTGCCCTGACTACCACTAAATACTTGATCTTTGGCAACGGACAGGTGCGATAA
- a CDS encoding alpha-L-fucosidase — protein sequence MKPNFDQNWTTTNGGVPLNDSEVERYIGVVPRPNQVHLAQQPFYCFMHFGMNTANQREWGSGRETVQDFTIKKIKPEQWVRTVKAAGASGIILTCKHHDGFCLWPSEYTSFSVKNTDFDGDIVKQVSDACAAGGLDFGVYLSPWDMHEPTYGTPDYNDYFCNQLTELLTNYGHISEVWFDGAKGADVPNFEYDWARYYALIRKLQPDALISICGPDVRWVGNEGGKTRKSEFCVVPARLADAEKTHEKSQHGEGDAAALKKLNNMDEDLGSRKVLSMARDLIWYPAEVDVSIRKGWFWSKDEDRTVKSARRLFKLYLGSVGNNCTLLLNVPPTNKGVIHPRDAHALKGMGQAIRKMTEHPIITYRLGELQPEQGYIDFDFDSVHKLKYVILSEEIRKSQRVEAFELWAKKPNGKMKRIYKGTVIGMKKIVRLRRGLNCLGVRLVIRQSRSTPDIAEIGFYE from the coding sequence ATGAAGCCGAATTTTGACCAGAACTGGACCACCACCAACGGCGGTGTGCCGCTGAATGACAGCGAAGTGGAGCGTTACATTGGCGTGGTGCCGCGCCCTAACCAGGTTCACTTGGCACAGCAGCCTTTTTACTGCTTTATGCACTTTGGCATGAATACTGCCAATCAGCGGGAGTGGGGCAGCGGCAGAGAAACGGTGCAGGACTTTACCATTAAAAAGATCAAGCCGGAGCAATGGGTGCGCACGGTGAAGGCTGCCGGTGCCAGCGGGATCATCCTTACCTGTAAGCACCACGACGGTTTTTGCCTGTGGCCCAGTGAATACACATCGTTTAGTGTAAAGAACACGGACTTTGACGGCGATATTGTGAAGCAGGTGTCTGACGCCTGCGCTGCCGGCGGACTGGATTTTGGCGTGTATCTTTCCCCTTGGGATATGCACGAGCCCACCTACGGTACCCCGGATTATAATGATTATTTTTGCAATCAGTTAACGGAGCTGCTTACCAATTACGGCCATATCAGTGAGGTTTGGTTTGACGGTGCGAAAGGCGCCGATGTGCCGAACTTTGAGTATGATTGGGCGCGGTATTATGCCCTGATCCGCAAACTGCAGCCGGACGCGCTGATTTCCATTTGCGGCCCGGATGTGCGCTGGGTGGGCAACGAGGGCGGCAAGACCCGCAAAAGCGAGTTCTGTGTGGTGCCTGCTCGCCTGGCAGACGCTGAAAAGACGCATGAGAAGAGCCAACACGGCGAGGGCGACGCTGCCGCGCTGAAAAAGCTGAACAATATGGACGAGGATCTGGGCAGCCGCAAGGTGCTGTCTATGGCGCGGGATCTGATTTGGTATCCGGCGGAGGTGGATGTGTCCATCCGTAAGGGTTGGTTTTGGTCCAAAGATGAGGATCGCACGGTTAAGAGCGCGCGTAGACTGTTTAAGTTGTATCTTGGCTCTGTGGGCAACAACTGCACCCTGCTGCTGAATGTGCCGCCTACCAATAAGGGCGTGATCCATCCGAGAGACGCCCACGCCTTGAAGGGGATGGGCCAGGCCATTCGCAAGATGACCGAGCACCCGATCATCACATACCGGCTGGGCGAATTACAGCCGGAGCAGGGGTATATCGACTTTGACTTTGACAGTGTACATAAGTTGAAATATGTGATTCTGTCCGAGGAGATTCGCAAGAGCCAGCGGGTGGAGGCCTTTGAACTGTGGGCGAAGAAGCCAAACGGCAAGATGAAGCGTATTTACAAGGGCACGGTGATCGGTATGAAGAAAATTGTGCGGCTGCGCCGGGGATTGAATTGCCTGGGCGTGCGCTTGGTGATCCGCCAAAGCCGCAGCACCCCGGATATTGCCGAAATCGGATTTTACGAATGA